A single window of Deinococcus betulae DNA harbors:
- the ribH gene encoding 6,7-dimethyl-8-ribityllumazine synthase, giving the protein MNRIEATLLATDLKFAVVSTRWNHLIVDRLVEGAELAFVQHGGQTEHLDHYLAPGSYEVPLITRKLAQSGKYDAVVCLGAVIKGDTDHYDFVAGGAASGILNTSLDTGVPVAFGVLTTDTVEQALNRAGIKAGNKGAEAVLAMIETVNLLRQIG; this is encoded by the coding sequence ATGAACCGAATTGAAGCCACCCTGCTGGCCACTGACCTGAAGTTTGCCGTCGTCAGCACCCGCTGGAACCACCTGATCGTGGACCGCCTGGTCGAAGGCGCCGAACTGGCCTTCGTGCAGCACGGCGGCCAGACCGAGCACCTGGACCATTACCTCGCGCCGGGAAGTTATGAAGTGCCACTGATTACCCGCAAGCTGGCTCAATCTGGCAAATACGACGCGGTGGTGTGCTTGGGCGCGGTTATTAAAGGCGACACCGACCACTACGACTTCGTGGCGGGCGGCGCGGCCAGCGGCATCCTCAACACCAGCCTGGACACAGGCGTGCCGGTGGCCTTCGGTGTGCTGACCACCGATACCGTTGAGCAGGCTCTGAACCGCGCCGGGATCAAGGCCGGGAATAAGGGTGCCGAGGCCGTGCTGGCCATGATTGAAACCGTCAATCTGCTGCGCCAGATAGGGTAG
- the ribA gene encoding GTP cyclohydrolase II — protein sequence MTLASVPDLLADLRAGRPVILVDDEGRENEGDLLMPAATATPHWINFMAREGRGLICVTLPPERAQALDLTPMVGAGQSSDPNGTAFTVSVDHVSNSTGISAYDRAATIAALLDGAAQPADFRRPGHIFPLVARPGGVLRRAGHTEAACDLARLAGFAPLGVICEIMGDDGEMSRLPDLLAYGEKHGLKVGSIEALIAYRLAHDPSMRLVAEARLPTEHGEFRLVGFEDSLSGAEHVALVVGEVTEAPLLVRVHSECLTGDSFHSLRCDCGPQRDAALRAIAAEGRGVLVYLRQEGRGIGLLNKIRAYALQDGGADTVEANLRLGFPADARDFGIGAQMLHLLGARRLRVLTNNPRKLHALGGFGLEVVERVPLHVGQSVHNAAYLGTKRAKLGHLATESEWPMADS from the coding sequence ATGACCCTTGCCTCCGTTCCCGATCTGCTGGCCGACCTGCGCGCCGGGCGCCCCGTGATTCTGGTGGACGACGAGGGCCGTGAGAACGAGGGCGACCTACTGATGCCCGCCGCCACCGCCACCCCGCACTGGATCAACTTTATGGCGCGCGAGGGCCGGGGCCTGATCTGCGTGACCCTGCCCCCGGAGCGCGCGCAGGCGCTGGACCTGACCCCGATGGTGGGGGCAGGGCAGAGCTCTGATCCCAACGGCACGGCTTTTACGGTCAGCGTGGACCATGTCAGCAATTCCACCGGCATCAGTGCCTACGACCGTGCGGCCACGATTGCCGCCCTGCTGGACGGGGCGGCCCAGCCGGCCGATTTCCGGCGCCCCGGCCATATCTTTCCCCTGGTTGCCCGCCCTGGTGGGGTGCTGCGCCGCGCCGGGCACACCGAGGCGGCGTGTGACCTGGCGCGGCTGGCCGGTTTTGCTCCGCTGGGCGTCATCTGCGAAATCATGGGCGACGACGGCGAGATGAGCCGTCTGCCCGACCTGCTGGCATACGGCGAGAAGCACGGCCTGAAGGTGGGCAGCATCGAGGCCCTGATCGCCTACCGCCTGGCCCACGATCCCTCCATGCGGCTGGTGGCCGAGGCGCGGCTGCCCACCGAGCACGGCGAGTTCCGGCTGGTGGGCTTTGAAGACAGCCTGAGCGGCGCCGAGCATGTGGCGCTGGTGGTGGGTGAAGTGACCGAGGCCCCGCTGCTGGTGCGGGTCCACAGCGAGTGCCTGACGGGTGACAGCTTTCATTCCCTGCGCTGTGACTGTGGCCCCCAGCGCGACGCCGCGCTGCGCGCCATTGCCGCCGAAGGCCGGGGCGTGCTGGTGTATCTGCGTCAGGAAGGCCGGGGCATTGGCCTGCTGAACAAGATTCGGGCCTACGCGCTGCAAGACGGCGGCGCCGATACGGTCGAGGCCAACCTGCGCCTGGGCTTTCCCGCCGACGCCCGCGACTTTGGCATCGGGGCCCAGATGCTGCATCTGCTGGGCGCCCGCCGCCTGCGCGTGCTGACCAACAACCCCCGCAAGCTGCACGCCCTGGGCGGCTTTGGCCTGGAGGTGGTGGAACGGGTGCCCCTACATGTGGGCCAGAGCGTCCACAACGCGGCGTACCTGGGCACCAAGCGGGCCAAGCTGGGCCACCTGGCCACCGAGAGCGAATGGCCGATGGCGGACAGCTGA
- a CDS encoding riboflavin synthase: MFTGIIEQVGRVAHTEEKNGHLTVSIQPAQLWPDLQMGESIAVSGTCLTVTGWDAAGFSVDLSHETLAKTAPHWHSGAAVNLERAMTAQARFGGHIVSGHVDGVAEVLRVDAQPGAYTMTLRAPAELARYLVPKGSVTADGASLTVVDVGGPAGSRADLAPDEFTLWLVPHTLAVTTLHTWAPGTLVNLEADQLAKYVERLLLMRGWAPGATA; encoded by the coding sequence ATGTTTACCGGCATCATTGAACAGGTGGGTCGCGTGGCCCACACCGAAGAGAAGAATGGCCACCTCACCGTGAGCATTCAGCCTGCCCAGTTGTGGCCAGACCTGCAGATGGGCGAGAGCATCGCGGTCAGCGGCACTTGCCTGACCGTGACGGGCTGGGACGCAGCAGGATTTAGCGTGGACCTCAGCCACGAGACGCTGGCCAAGACGGCACCGCACTGGCACAGCGGCGCAGCCGTCAATCTGGAGCGCGCCATGACCGCGCAGGCCCGTTTCGGCGGCCACATCGTCAGTGGGCATGTGGACGGCGTGGCCGAGGTGTTGCGCGTGGACGCCCAGCCCGGCGCCTATACCATGACCCTGCGCGCTCCGGCGGAGCTGGCCCGCTATCTGGTCCCCAAGGGCAGTGTGACCGCCGACGGCGCAAGCCTGACGGTGGTGGATGTGGGTGGTCCGGCCGGCAGCCGCGCGGACCTGGCGCCCGATGAATTCACCCTCTGGCTGGTGCCGCACACGCTGGCGGTGACAACCCTGCACACCTGGGCGCCCGGCACGCTGGTCAATCTGGAAGCCGACCAGTTGGCCAAGTATGTGGAGCGGCTACTGCTGATGCGCGGCTGGGCGCCGGGGGCCACGGCATGA
- a CDS encoding RNA 2'-phosphotransferase has protein sequence MNDRQLSKRLAYLLRHAPHEAGLTLAPGGWVPLAPLLTHLGVTRAAVEGVVADNDKARFSLRGDQIRANQGHSVPVDLNLDPVVPPPFLYHGTHPGALAAIRQNGLRPMNRHHVHLSVDRETAVQVGARRGRPTVLTVRAGAMHEAGHVFYRSENGVWLTDAAPPEFLVWPER, from the coding sequence ATGAACGACCGGCAACTGTCCAAACGCCTGGCTTACCTGCTGCGCCACGCGCCGCACGAAGCCGGACTGACCCTGGCCCCCGGCGGCTGGGTGCCTCTGGCGCCGCTGCTGACCCATCTGGGGGTGACCCGCGCGGCGGTGGAGGGGGTGGTGGCCGACAACGACAAGGCGCGCTTCAGTCTGCGCGGCGACCAGATTCGCGCCAACCAGGGCCACAGCGTGCCCGTGGACCTGAACCTGGACCCTGTGGTGCCGCCGCCCTTCCTGTACCACGGCACGCACCCTGGCGCGCTGGCCGCTATTCGCCAGAACGGCCTGCGGCCCATGAATCGTCACCACGTTCACCTGTCGGTGGACCGCGAGACCGCCGTTCAGGTTGGGGCGCGGCGGGGCCGGCCCACCGTCCTGACCGTCCGTGCCGGGGCCATGCACGAAGCCGGGCATGTGTTCTACCGCAGCGAGAACGGCGTGTGGTTGACCGACGCGGCGCCGCCGGAATTTCTGGTCTGGCCGGAGCGCTAG
- a CDS encoding ion transporter has product MSSQAHHRAAWRVRLGDVIYNSDTRAGRVFDLFLIAAILASVLAVMLDSVAPLRARYAPQLRAAEWTLTALFTAEYLLRLLTARRASHYARSFFGVVDLLSLLPAYLALLLPGAQYLLIVRVLRLLRIFRVLKLVRYLSEASVLTRALQASLAKITVFLAVVLTLVVIVGTLMYVVEGPQHGFTSIPTSIYWAIVTMTTVGYGDIAPETPLGKGLASLVMILGYGIIAVPTGIVTVGLTQAQRGAWLDTAPAVTCARCGLSPHEPDARYCRRCGEGLPSLPVSSPVS; this is encoded by the coding sequence GTGAGCAGTCAGGCACACCACAGAGCCGCCTGGCGCGTTCGTCTGGGCGACGTCATTTACAACTCGGACACGCGGGCGGGGCGGGTCTTTGACCTGTTTCTCATCGCCGCGATTCTGGCCAGCGTGCTGGCGGTCATGCTGGACAGCGTGGCGCCACTGCGGGCGCGGTATGCCCCACAACTGCGCGCCGCCGAATGGACCCTGACGGCGCTGTTTACCGCCGAGTACCTGCTGCGGCTGCTGACCGCGCGCCGGGCCTCGCATTACGCGCGGAGTTTTTTCGGGGTGGTGGATCTGCTGTCCCTGCTGCCGGCGTACCTGGCCCTCCTGCTTCCCGGCGCGCAGTACCTGCTGATCGTGCGGGTGCTGCGCCTGCTGCGCATCTTTAGAGTCCTCAAGCTGGTGCGGTACCTCAGCGAAGCCAGCGTGCTGACGCGGGCCCTGCAGGCCAGCCTGGCCAAAATCACGGTCTTTCTGGCGGTGGTGCTGACCCTAGTGGTGATTGTCGGCACGCTGATGTATGTCGTTGAAGGCCCCCAGCACGGCTTTACCAGCATTCCCACCAGCATTTACTGGGCCATCGTGACCATGACGACGGTAGGCTACGGTGACATTGCGCCGGAAACGCCCCTGGGTAAAGGGCTGGCCTCGCTGGTCATGATTCTGGGCTACGGCATCATCGCGGTGCCCACGGGCATTGTGACTGTGGGGCTGACGCAGGCGCAGCGCGGCGCCTGGCTGGACACTGCCCCCGCCGTGACCTGCGCCCGCTGCGGCCTGTCGCCCCACGAACCGGACGCGCGCTACTGCCGCCGCTGCGGCGAAGGGCTGCCCAGCCTCCCCGTTAGCTCGCCTGTGTCTTGA
- a CDS encoding Sir2 family NAD-dependent protein deacetylase: MDLASARAALAAASRVAVLTGAGVSAESGIPTFRDAQSGHWARFRPEDLASPAAYERDPELVWDWYAGRYRDVLAAQPNGAHRLLAELERQKGAGFFLATQNVDGLHGRAGSGQGGGQLVELHGNLVSARDEHTGEVVPLPDPDTLVTPPTSPRGHRMRPNVVWFGEYLPEEALNAAQAAFAAAEVALIIGTSGVVYPAAGLAFETLEGGGTVIEINPDATELTPHMSFSLRDVASRGLAALL; the protein is encoded by the coding sequence ATGGACCTTGCCTCTGCCCGCGCCGCGCTGGCGGCCGCTTCCCGCGTGGCGGTGCTGACCGGCGCCGGAGTCAGCGCCGAGAGCGGCATTCCCACCTTCCGCGACGCCCAGAGTGGCCACTGGGCGCGCTTCCGGCCCGAAGATCTGGCCAGCCCAGCGGCTTACGAGCGCGACCCCGAGTTGGTCTGGGACTGGTACGCCGGACGCTACCGCGACGTGCTGGCGGCCCAACCCAACGGCGCACACCGGCTGCTGGCCGAGCTGGAACGCCAGAAAGGGGCTGGGTTCTTCCTGGCCACCCAGAACGTGGATGGCCTGCATGGGCGTGCGGGCAGCGGTCAGGGGGGCGGGCAGCTGGTCGAACTGCACGGCAATCTGGTCAGCGCGCGGGATGAGCACACCGGAGAGGTTGTTCCCTTGCCTGACCCGGACACCCTGGTCACGCCGCCCACCTCGCCGCGCGGCCACCGCATGCGCCCCAACGTGGTCTGGTTTGGCGAGTACTTGCCCGAGGAAGCCCTGAACGCGGCCCAGGCCGCCTTTGCCGCTGCCGAGGTGGCCCTGATCATCGGGACCAGCGGCGTGGTGTATCCGGCCGCCGGGCTGGCGTTCGAGACGCTGGAAGGCGGCGGCACCGTCATTGAAATCAACCCCGACGCCACCGAACTGACCCCTCATATGAGCTTCAGTCTGCGGGATGTGGCGTCCAGGGGGCTGGCGGCGCTGCTGTGA
- the ribD gene encoding bifunctional diaminohydroxyphosphoribosylaminopyrimidine deaminase/5-amino-6-(5-phosphoribosylamino)uracil reductase RibD — MVERTAPPPGPETSLPPDERLMALALAQAARGLGRTAPNPPVGCVLVQGGVVVSAGFHPAAGEPHAEVFALREAGTRARGATAYVTLEPCAHFGRTPPCADALIAAGVGRVVVAALDPNPQVAGQGVHRLRGAGLDVTVGILAAEALRQQAGFRSLVTRGRPWVVAKYAMTLDGKVAALNEGGGPVSSTAARERTMTWRNELDAIAVGRGTVGADDPALTTRGVPGGRDPRPVVFDRRARSSLDARLWRAGAVLVTGPGADSTAHEAAGVTVVRAEHLVEALTALGTLGLSSLLLEGGPTLLTAFLSAGLVDEVRVFIAPKLLGAGLSPLRDPARPMHLAQSLRDVTTEQLGPDVLVTGFLNDIPRL, encoded by the coding sequence ATGGTTGAGAGAACTGCTCCGCCCCCTGGGCCGGAGACGTCGTTGCCGCCTGACGAGCGGTTAATGGCCCTGGCACTCGCCCAGGCGGCCAGAGGCTTAGGCCGCACTGCCCCCAATCCGCCGGTGGGCTGCGTCTTGGTACAGGGCGGCGTGGTGGTCAGCGCCGGCTTCCATCCGGCGGCCGGTGAGCCTCACGCCGAGGTCTTTGCCCTGCGGGAGGCCGGCACTCGGGCACGCGGGGCCACCGCCTACGTCACTCTGGAACCGTGTGCCCATTTTGGCCGCACCCCACCCTGTGCGGACGCCCTGATTGCAGCGGGCGTGGGGCGCGTGGTGGTGGCGGCCCTGGACCCCAACCCGCAGGTGGCTGGGCAGGGGGTCCACAGACTCCGGGGTGCTGGTCTAGACGTGACGGTTGGGATTCTGGCCGCTGAAGCCCTGCGGCAGCAAGCGGGTTTTCGGTCGTTGGTGACGCGCGGCCGGCCCTGGGTGGTCGCCAAGTACGCCATGACCCTGGACGGCAAAGTCGCCGCGCTGAACGAAGGCGGCGGCCCGGTCAGCAGCACGGCGGCCCGTGAGCGCACGATGACCTGGCGCAACGAGCTGGACGCGATTGCGGTGGGCCGCGGCACGGTCGGGGCCGACGATCCAGCCCTAACCACGCGCGGCGTGCCTGGAGGCCGTGACCCCCGCCCCGTCGTGTTTGACCGCCGCGCCAGGTCATCTCTGGACGCGCGACTCTGGCGAGCAGGCGCGGTGCTGGTGACTGGCCCAGGGGCTGATTCAACCGCCCATGAGGCGGCGGGCGTCACGGTTGTGCGGGCCGAGCATCTGGTAGAAGCCCTAACCGCTCTGGGAACTCTCGGCCTCTCCAGCCTGCTGCTCGAGGGCGGACCTACCCTCCTGACCGCTTTCCTCTCGGCTGGGCTAGTGGATGAGGTCCGGGTTTTCATCGCGCCGAAGCTGCTGGGCGCGGGCCTGTCCCCTCTGCGTGACCCGGCCCGGCCTATGCACTTGGCTCAGTCCCTGCGCGACGTGACCACCGAACAACTCGGCCCGGATGTGCTGGTCACTGGCTTCCTGAACGACATTCCCCGTCTCTGA